In Alicyclobacillus macrosporangiidus CPP55, a single window of DNA contains:
- a CDS encoding replication-relaxation family protein, whose translation MILQWRDSDFAPEQQLLGVVFDAGVILRDDLLFLLGWSVHKLKRNLRRLRTRHAEPLIRGVKSSENHHMYLLTQEGVRYAHQMLGIEVKAVTMEAQMNHALGLNAILMRYVRAHGVEGVRWFNTREAADELWFLRKLVTGESDVDLRGTAIRPDAILRTATGFWWIEYDNATENSRQIWRKYQMYVTNLASLDDSFRHVVWVTKTDSRRGFLETIWRRVDHPDVHMSFYKETEEVF comes from the coding sequence TTGATTTTGCAGTGGCGGGACAGTGATTTCGCGCCGGAACAGCAATTGCTCGGAGTGGTGTTCGACGCAGGTGTGATTCTTCGGGACGATCTGTTGTTCCTCCTTGGGTGGAGCGTTCACAAGCTGAAGCGGAACTTGCGGCGGCTGCGAACCAGACATGCCGAGCCCTTGATACGCGGCGTGAAAAGCAGCGAAAACCATCACATGTACCTCCTGACGCAGGAAGGGGTTCGATACGCCCACCAAATGCTTGGCATCGAAGTAAAAGCCGTCACGATGGAAGCGCAGATGAATCATGCCCTGGGGCTGAACGCGATTCTCATGCGGTACGTTCGGGCGCACGGGGTTGAGGGGGTACGCTGGTTCAACACACGGGAAGCAGCGGATGAACTCTGGTTTCTGAGAAAGTTGGTGACGGGAGAATCTGATGTTGACCTACGTGGAACCGCCATACGACCTGACGCGATTTTACGGACGGCAACCGGATTTTGGTGGATAGAATACGACAACGCGACGGAAAATTCGCGTCAGATCTGGCGCAAGTATCAGATGTACGTGACCAATCTCGCGTCGCTGGACGATTCATTTCGGCATGTGGTTTGGGTCACGAAGACCGATTCGAGGCGCGGGTTCCTGGAGACGATTTGGCGGCGGGTGGACCATCCTGATGTCCACATGTCGTTTTACAAGGAGACCGAAGAGGTGTTTTGA